One Plectropomus leopardus isolate mb chromosome 1, YSFRI_Pleo_2.0, whole genome shotgun sequence DNA segment encodes these proteins:
- the tead1b gene encoding transcriptional enhancer factor TEF-1 isoform X4, translated as MEKCLSGRNELIARYIKLRTGKTRTRKQVSSHIQVLARKKVREIQAAIKVRLALPSCRGLFIAMVTGSSFVFLPSPTPQVSSHIQVLARRKSREFHSKLKVTSMDQAVKDKALQSMASMSSAQIVSATAIHNKLGLPGIPRPAFPGAGLWQGMISAGQPGSSQDIKPFTQQAYPIQPVTTAISSYEPTAAPAPTAPAWQGRSIGTSKLRLVEFSAFLEQQRDPDSYNKHLFVHIGQTNHSYSDALLESVDIRQIYDKFPEKKGGLKELYGKGPQNSFFLIKFWADLNCNIQDDTGSFYGVTSQYESSENMTITCSTKVCSFGKQVVEKVETEYARFENGRFVYRISRSPMCEYMINFIHKLKHLPEKYMMNSVLENFTILLVVTNRDTQETLLCMACVFEVSNSEHGAQHHIYRLVKE; from the exons gtGTCTAGTCACATACAGGTCTTAGCAAGAAAGAAAGTTCGAGAAATCCAAGCTGCCATTAAGGTACGTCTGGCTTTGCCCAGTTGCAGGGGGCTTTTCATTGCCATGGTTACAGGCTCTTCCTTTGTTTTCCTCCCCTCCCCTACCCCGCAGGTGTCTAGTCACATTCAGGTTCTTGCCAGAAGGAAATCTCGTGAGTTTCATTCCAAGCTAAAG gTTACAAGTATG GACCAAGCCGTGAAGGACAAAGCCCTCCAGAGCATGGCCTCCATGTCCTCGGCTCAGATCGTCTCTGCCACAGCTATTCACAACAAGCTGGGCCTGCCAGGCATCCCGCGCCCAGCCTTCCCTGGAGCAGGG TTATGGCAGGGCATGATATCAGCTGGTCAGCCAGGATCTTCACAGGA tattAAGCCTTTTACCCAGCAAGCATATCCCATCCAGCCTGTTACAACAGCCATTTCAA GTTACGAGCCCACAGCAGCTCCGGCTCCCACGGCACCAGCATGGCAGGGCCGCTCCATCGGAACATCCAAACTCCGACTGGTGGAGTTCTCTGCCTTCCTAGAGCAACAAAGAGACCCAGACTCA TACAACAAGCACCTATTTGTACATATCGGACAGACAAATCATTCCTACAGTGACGCCCTGCTGGAGTCAGTGGACATTCGCCAGATTTATGACAAATTCCCAGAGAAGAAAGGAGGGCTGAAGGAGCTGTATGGAAAAGGTCCCCAGAATTCCTTCTTCCTTATAAAATTCTGG GCCGACTTGAACTGCAACATCCAAGATGATACTGGATCTTTCTACGGAGTCACGAGTCAGTACGAGAGCTCGGAGAACATGACCATTACGTGTTCAACAAAGGTCTGCTCCTTTGGCAAGCAGGTGGTCGAGAAAGTTGAG ACTGAATATGCACGGTTTGAGAACGGACGCTTTGTGTACCGTATAAGCCGGTCTCCGATGTGTGAATACATGATCAACTTCATACACAAACTAAAACATCTGCCAGAGAAATATATGATGAACAGCGTGCTGGAGAACTTCACAATCTTATTG GTGGTGACGAACAGGGACACCCAGGAGACGCTGTTATGTATggcgtgtgtgtttgaggtttCAAACAGTGAGCACGGCGCCCAGCATCATATCTACAGACTGGTAAAGGAATGA